Proteins encoded together in one Cellulomonas gilvus ATCC 13127 window:
- a CDS encoding WhiB family transcriptional regulator has protein sequence MRLTTLLETVNEGGSRAWSASSTATTSDDRRTFDQMVADLIPCRTNDPELWFAEQTAQVEQAKAMCRECPLREGCLAGAIEREEPWGVWGGEVFVGGVVVPMKRGRGRPRKNPAA, from the coding sequence GTGCGGCTCACGACGCTGCTCGAGACCGTCAACGAGGGCGGGTCGCGCGCTTGGAGCGCCAGCAGCACCGCGACGACCAGCGACGACCGTCGGACGTTCGACCAGATGGTCGCCGACCTCATCCCGTGCCGGACCAACGACCCCGAGCTCTGGTTCGCCGAGCAGACCGCCCAGGTGGAGCAGGCCAAGGCCATGTGCCGTGAGTGCCCGCTCCGCGAGGGCTGCCTCGCCGGCGCGATCGAGCGTGAGGAGCCGTGGGGCGTCTGGGGTGGTGAGGTCTTCGTCGGGGGCGTGGTCGTCCCCATGAAGCGTGGTCGCGGTCGCCCGCGCAAGAACCCCGCGGCGTAG